A window from Fragaria vesca subsp. vesca linkage group LG5, FraVesHawaii_1.0, whole genome shotgun sequence encodes these proteins:
- the LOC101295046 gene encoding proteasome assembly chaperone 2-like, with the protein MEFIPEQGKNVLADSSTLILPALSIGNVGQLAVDLLVASTKAERVGYLDTPFILPCVGNDAYGPVPQGELALPLEAYDSSSKSLSLIQQRSPVVKGKMIEFAKNLADYVAASGKKHVIVLSSLDFGRWQRIDMSSGSQMHYLSSTNSDGTDDHCEQLGWKRLQEYNPNQRSWKYLSTLAEDNVMPEDSLPFEGEFEEEEYYYPSLPFAALFSCFKAKGLKVTCLLCFCSEGDNTPDAFHLAEAACKLLGQSPTNFHGNSNDKWLIPISWKTVYGPPADISLF; encoded by the exons ATGGAGTTCATTCCTGAACAAGGCAAAAACGTCCTTGCTGACTCATCCACTCTCATCCTG CCAGCGCTGTCCATTGGAAATGTCGGACAGCTTGCCGTGGATCTTTTAGTTGCATCAACAAAGGCGGAGAGAGTTGGATACTTGGACACTCCCTTTATCCTTCCATGTGTTGGCAACGACGCGTATGGGCCTGTTCCTCAAGGAGAGCTTGCTCTCCCTCTTGAAG CTTATGACTCATCTTCTAAATCTTTGTCTTTAATCCAACAAAGATCCCCTGTTGTTAAG GGGAAGATGATTGAATTTGCTAAGAACTTGGCTGATTATGTTGCTGCCAGTGGAAAGAAGCATGTCATTGTGCTTTCAAGCTTAGACTTTGGGAGGTGGCAGAGAATTGATATGTCAAG TGGTTCACAGATGCATTACTTGTCAAGCACTAATTCGGATGGAACAGATGATCACTGTGAACAACTTGGGTGGAAAAGACTTCAGGAATATAACCCAAATCAGAGGTCTTGGAAGTATCTTAGCACATTAGCTGAAGACAATGTTATGCCAGAGGACAGCTTGCCCTTTGAAGGTGAATTTGAAGAAGAAGAATATTACTACCCAAGCTTGCCTTTTGCAGCACTCTTTTCTTGCTTCAAG GCTAAGGGATTGAAGGTGACCTGCTTACTGTGTTTCTGCTCTGAAGGAGATAACACACCTGATGCTTTCCACTTGGCCGAGGCAGCATGCAAACTTCTGGGTCAGAGTCCCACTAATTTCCATG GCAACAGTAACGATAAATGGCTTATTCCAATTTCTTGGAAGACTGTGTATGGACCCCCAGCAGATATTTCTTTATTTTAG
- the LOC101295337 gene encoding uncharacterized RNA-binding protein C1827.05c-like: MGAKAKKAMKKQLSKAVSASAQKALSASSAQKPVPTSSTAAPDFLPLEGGPARKLPEEKLKEDVARVVYISRIPHGFYETEMQGFFGQFGVINRLRIVRNKKTGKSKHFGFIEFEDPGVAKIVAETMHNYLLFECLLQTKLIPPQEVHPKLWKNSKIRAKPLNWVQIERKRHDKERTAEEHKKLVEKIKKRDLKRQKRIEAAGIEYKCPEIITNDQPAPKKKKLRLK; the protein is encoded by the exons ATGGGGGCGAAGGCGAAAAAGGCCATGAAAAAGCAACTGAGCAAAGCAGTCTCTGCTTCTGCTCAGAAAGCGCTTTCTGCTTCTTCTGCTCAAAAACCAGTTCCTACTTCCTCTACTGCTGCTCCTGATTTCTTG CCATTGGAAGGCGGTCCTGCACGTAAGCTCCCAGAAGAGAAGCTTAAGGAAGATGTTGCGAGGGTTGTGTACATCAGTCGGATACCACACGGCTTCTATGAAACTGAAATGCAAG GGTTTTTTGGGCAGTTTGGTGTAATCAACAGATTAAGAATCGTACGCAACAAAAAG ACAGGAAAGTCAAAGCATTTTGGCTTCATAGAGTTTGAGGACCCAGGG GTGGCCAAAATTGTAGCTGAAACTATGCATAATTACTTGTTGTTCGAATGCCTTCTGCAAACCAAACTTATTCCTCCACAGGAAGTTCACCCGAAGTT GTGGAAGAATAGCAAAATCCGAGCCAAACCCCTGAACTGGGTTCAAATTGAGCGCAAGAGGCATGACAAG GAAAGGACAGCTGAAGAGCACAAAAAGCTGGTGGAGAAAATTAAGAAGAGAGATCTGAAGCGTCAAAAGAGAATTGAGGCTGCTGGTATTGAGTACAAGTGCCCAGAAATT ATCACTAATGATCAGCCTGCTCCAAAGAAGAAGAAGTTGCGTCTAAAGTAG
- the LOC101314098 gene encoding NAC domain-containing protein 48-like: MAIAATRMSHEEDESNKQHHEVEVDHDEHEHDMVMPGFRFHPTEEELIEFYLRRKVEGKRFNVELITFLDLYRYDPWELPAMAAIGEKEWFFYVPRDRKYRNGDRPNRVTTSGYWKATGADRMIRSENFRSIGLKKTLVFYSGKAPKGIRTSWIMNEYRLPHHETERYQKGEISLCRVYKRPGVEDHPSLPRSLPSSRAAAANANGASTSRSLLQAQSSSSSSLNKKQHSINSSLMEKLQANFNFNGGSSSLGQSVQQLHHHHHQDQVAADPKINETEGSSGNSDVTSTLGVGLRSSATNIPIHHPSSPLGLQPHHHHHGGVLHLDDHHAEQEGISTFLQQHHHHSKPQTLLFAGSSVSATSNVIDDLQRLLNYQQQQAVSNIANQQQALHVQQYYDAHSHNHNHNQQLPSNVVNHFSSPFPLAPPPPSQSQLSPNGLPVTAFSDRLWDWNPISEPNRAPDQYNTNPFK, translated from the exons ATGGCAATTGCAGCAACGAGGATGAGCCACGAAGAAGACGAGTCGAACAAGCAGCATCATGAGGTTGAGGTTGATCATGATGAGCATGAGCATGACATGGTGATGCCGGGCTTTCGCTTCCACCCAACTGAAGAAGAACTGATAGAGTTTTACCTTCGCCGTAAGGTGGAGGGCAAGCGCTTCAATGTCGAACTCATTACTTTTCTCGACCTTTATCGCTATGACCCTTGGGAACTTCCAG CTATGGCGGCGATTGGAGAGAAGGAGTGGTTCTTTTATGTTCCGAGAGACAGAAAGTACCGGAACGGCGACAGACCCAACCGCGTGACCACATCTGGATACTGGAAAGCAACCGGAGCCGACCGGATGATTCGAAGCGAGAACTTCCGGTCAATCGGGTTGAAGAAAACCCTAGTTTTCTACTCTGGGAAAGCCCCCAAAGGCATCCGAACTAGCTGGATCATGAACGAGTATCGTTTGCCCCATCATGAAACTGAACGATATCAAAAG GGAGAAATATCCCTTTGCCGAGTTTACAAGAGACCCGGAGTGGAAGACCACCCGTCGCTGCCTCGGTCTCTGCCGTCATCCAGAGCCGCCGCCGCTAATGCTAATGGTGCATCCACATCAAGATCACTACTGCAGGCTCAGTCTTCGTCATCGTCCTCCTTAAACAAGAAGCAGCACAGCATTAACAGTAGTTTGATGGAAAAACTCCAAGCTAATTTTAACTTCAATGGAGGGTCATCCTCACTTGGCCAATCTGTACAACAACTTCATCATCATCATCATCAAGATCAGGTGGCTGCGGATCCAAAGATAAACGAAACTGAAGGAAGCAGCGGGAATTCGGATGTGACAAGCACTCTCGGGGTTGGCCTCCGTAGTAGTGCCACCAATATTCCAATTCATCATCCATCATCGCCACTCGGACTACAACCACATCACCATCACCATGGAGGAGTCTTACACCTCGATGATCATCATGCCGAACAAGAGGGGATCTCCACATTCTTGCAGCAGCATCATCACCACTCAAAGCCGCAAACATTACTGTTCGCCGGATCTTCTGTTTCCGCCACGTCTAATGTGATTGATGATCTTCAAAGACTCTTGAATTACCAACAGCAGCAAGCAGTTTCCAACATTGCCAATCAACAACAAGCTTTACATGTACAACAATACTATGACGCTCATAGTCATAATCATAACCACAACCAGCAACTACCCAGCAACGTAGTTAACCATTTCTCCAGTCCTTTCCCATTGGCACCTCCGCCACCGTCGCAGTCTCAGCTCTCCCCCAACGGACTTCCAGTAACTGCTTTCTCCGACCGCCTTTGGGACTGGAATCCAATCTCAGAGCCAAACCGGGCCCCAGATCAGTACAACACCAATCCATTCAAGTAA
- the LOC101294466 gene encoding dnaJ homolog subfamily C member 8-like, whose amino-acid sequence MDDDLLLKNFYAEVSEVERDNQVLRILNCFKLNPFEYLNLPFDATEEDVKKQYRKLSLMVHPDKCKHPQAKEAFGALAKAHQLLLDQQERDYIISQVSAAKDELRAKRKKQLKKDTASKIKSMVDEGKYEQQYEQSEEFQQELKKKVREILTEQEWRRRKMQMRISEEEGRLKKDEEEAKEMWKRKRDHEAEWEGTREKRVSSWRDFMKGGKKAKKGELRPPKLKTEDPNKSYVQRPVKRG is encoded by the exons ATGGACGACGATTTGCTTCTCAAGAACTTCTACGCCGAAGTCAGCGAAGTCGAGCGGGACAACCAAGTCCTCAG GATCCTCAACTGCTTCAAGTTAAATCCTTTCGAGTATCTCAACTTACCATTTGATGCAACTGAAGAAGATGTTAAAAAACAGTATCGAAAG TTGTCCTTGATGGTTCACCCTGATAAATGCAAGCATCCACAGGCTAAGGAGGCATTTGGAG CATTGGCGAAAGCTCACCAACTTTTACTCGATCAACAAGAAAGGGACTATATCATTAGCCAAGTCTCTGCAGCCAAAG ACGAACTCAGAGCAAAACGGAAGAAGCAGTTGAAGAAAGATACAGCTTCTAAAATAAAGTCAATGGTCGATGAG GGAAAATATGAGCAACAGTATGAGCAGTCAGAAGAGTTTCAGCAAGAACTAAAGAAGAAGGTTCGAGAAATATTAACAGAACAAGAATGGCGGAGGAGAAAAATGCAAATGAGG ATATCAGAAGAGGAAGGACGATTGAAGAAAGATGAAGAAGAAGCCAAAGAGATGTGGAAAAGAAAACGAGATCATGAAGCAGAATGGGAAGGAACAAGAGAAAAAAGG GTCTCAAGCTGGAGAGATTTTATGAAGGGTGGAAAGAAG GCCAAGAAAGGAGAACTTCGACCTCCCAAACTCAAAACTGAAGATCCGAACAAGTCTTATGTTCAAAGGCCAGTAAAACGCGGCTGA
- the LOC101295626 gene encoding uncharacterized protein LOC101295626, producing MASFRWILQLHKDVPKAARFYSEGLDLTVKVCTLRWAELHSGPLRLALMQSPNDHVMQKGYSSLVSFTVPDINQSVTKLMVLGAELDGPIKYEIHGKVAALRCIDGHMVGLYEPA from the exons ATGGCGTCGTTTAGGTGGATACTGCAACTGCACAAGGACGTCCCAAAAGCCGCTCGGTTCTACTCGGAAGGCTTGGATCTCACCGTCAAAGTCTGCACTCTCCGCTGGGCCGAGCTTCATTCCGGCCCGCTCAGGCTCGCCCTCATGCAATCCCCCAA TGACCATGTCATGCAGAAGGGCTACTCTTCACTTGTATCTTTCACCGTGCCAGACATTAACCAAAGTGTGACAAAGCTGATGGTGCTGGGAGCTGAGTTAGATGGTCCTATCAAATACGAAATCCATGGCAAG GTTGCTGCGTTACGATGTATTGATGGGCACATGGTAGGCCTCTATGAACCAGCATAG